Sequence from the Sulfuracidifex tepidarius genome:
AATTATTCTTTTTATTCATTTATTAATCATTTCATTATTTTTATATGTTTATATATATAAAAAACATCCACAATTATGTATAGGTGTAGAGGCCCTCTAGGTGGAACTCTCCTATACCTCGGAAAGAGATTAGAATGACTACTCCTTCGTTTACGGGAAGATTACGTGCTCTTCTGTACTAGCTCCCTCCAGTGTAAAAACGTTGAAGTGAACATGAGGACTTACTTGGTTACACGTTCACGCGTGCTGCCTATACTCTCTTATACTCTCCTTGCTTTTGACCAATGCTCTACACGTTTAGACACAATATAATTCATTATTTTTTATAATTATATTTCTCTAAGGGCTCAATATATTTTTAAATAAACGCTTAATTTAGAGTTAAACATGAATGGGTGGGCTAAACATGTATTGAAAGGAAGTGACCTAAACACGCGTCCTTTCGTAATTTTTTATTAAGGGCTACGTTTGATACCAGTTTATGAGCGGAGAGAAGGCAAACGAACTCCTTAAGAACTCAGAATTCATCTCAGCGTTAGCTGACAAAGTTTACGACAGACTAAAGGATGAGATTGTCATAAAGAAATTATGATGAGAACACCAATGCCATTAGATCACTGGAATCTTCAGTGAAGTCGTTGCAGGAGACTGTGAAGAAACACACCGGAGCTATTACGTCCTTGCAGCAGAAATATTGATAAGCACACTCAGGCAGTTGAGTCGTTGCAGGAGACTGTGAAGAAGCAGGGGGAGGCGATACAGTCGTTGCAGGAGACTGTTGATAGACACTCAAAAGCTATTGAGTCGTTGCAGAGGGCTGTCGAGAGGCACTCTAAGGTGATTTCCATGCTAGTCAGGGAACAGAAGAAGCTGTCCGTCGAGATAGGTAGCTTCACTTCCAGAGCAGGGAAAGGGTTGGAGAGGACTATCCTCAACATTTACAAGAAAGCCCTGAAGCTACACCACGTCGACATTAAGGAAATTAAGCACGGTAGCGTAGTAGACGGGATAGGCTTGGTCGAGAAGGGTAGGTCTTTCGAAATAGACTTTTACGAGACTAACGACCACGTCTACATCTTTGAGGTCAAAAACTTCGCTGATGAGGGAGTCGTAGACCAGATCCTCATCAGGAGGAAGCTGTTGGAAGCTAAGTACAAGAAACCCGTGAAGGCTTTCGTAGTCGCGAATTACGTGGAGAAGGAAGTCAAGGAGGCCCTAGAGAAAGAAGGGGTCGAAATGATCTACTCTTACGAAGTGAAATAAGAGTCCACAGATCTCATCAGTCAAATTACGATCTATGAGCACATTTTAATTTTTAATTCTACCTGCAATTTCATAAAGTGAAAGAAAGAGTTTCTATGAAAACCCTGATCATCGAAGTCTTCAAGAAGAAGGGAAAACTAATTTTTTTTAAAAAAGAAAATCGCTATGAAGCTAAAATTAGAGGCTTTTTAATTAAAAATCTATTGTTGTCTCAATGAAATGACTGGGGATGGGCCATGATAATGGAAGGACGGCTGACCCTTGATGAAAGGATTAAGAGCTAACCCGTCCCTCATTCTCTCCTTTGATATGGGAGATAAAAAGAGTTGTGTAAGCTGAGAGTTTACAGAAAAATAGAGGACTTTGGCCATTGGTACGCAAAGACTCAGTGAAATGACCTCACACTTATATACAAATAACTAGTACTCTGAGAGACTAACTCCTTGATTCCTCTCTACGTTAAGCAGGACGGTCTTAATGAATTTTGGAAGATAATGTAATTTTAAAGTTAAAGAGCAATAAATCAATAATTTTTAATCTCTCCAATAGATTTCCGCCTAGAACCAAGAATGAAGAAAAACGGAATCGCTCTCTCTTTATTTTTCTTGAAATAAAAAAATACACTATCTTATGGTCTTAAGTTTAGAGAGCAAAATACACGTATACAAAATTTTATACAAAAATTATAATATAATAAATGGGAAGAAGATCTTCTAGTTGGTATATCCTCTATCTCCTTATGAACATGGAGCCAACACTAAACTTTAAAGATAAGTTCCTTCTTTCTCCTCCATGACAAAACTTTTCCCTTACTTGGTTCTCCTCTTCACGATAGGTTTCGGCTGGTTTTTGATCTCTCCTTTAGTACCTATCCTGTCAGCCGACTTCCACGTGAGCGTTCCCTCAGTTATCCTTCTCATCTCACTGTACGGTTACTCAGTGGTCTTAGTGGGACTGTTAGCGGGTTACATATCAGCAAGATTCACAGTGAGGGACGTACTCATAGCGTCTTCTGTCTTCACTTTTGTAGGGCTTACCTTGAGAATATTCTTCCTCCACGACTTCCTCCCGTTCTTCATCACGCAGACGTTGGCGGCGGTGGGTTACCCCCTAGCGATAGCTCCCGTAGGGGCTGTGGCGTCCTCCTTCAAGAACCAGAGGTCTGTGACGGGATTGAGCGTGGGGGTCCTCTTCATAGGCATGGGAGCGGGGAGCTTCATCTCTCCTTTGCTTCTAGCCTTCGGGATACAGGGAGATCTAGGGTCAGCAGCTGTGCTGTCTCTGATCTCCCTGGCGCTAGTTTTAGCGTTCACAGGGGACTACCCTAAGAACTACACTAGGAACTTGAAGGGATCGTTCTCTCCTCCAATGGTGAGGAACTGGTACGTTGGTTTGGTGATAGCTACGTTCTCCGTGTTCTTCGGCGGAGTTGCGTCTGCTCTCTTAAGTGTACACCATGTGACCAACGCTGTCTCCCTCGGGGGTCTACTGGGAGGCCTCTCCTTCGTGGGGTCCGGACTAGGGGCTGCCGTGCTCCTTCCTGTCTTCGAAGTGAAGGGGCTAGTGAGGGGCGGGACTATGCTCAGCGCGACCCTAGCGTTCGTGTTCGCTGTCGTTATAAGCTATTCACTCCTTTTCGCACCTGAGAGCGTGGTGTTGGGAGCGTCCTACTTCCTTTACGGGTTCTTCGGCAACGCCCTCTGGTCGTTAGCTTTGTCTTCTGTGGTCAAGTACGTGAAGTACCCTACCCTCAGCGGGTTCGCCACTTCCATGTACAGCGTCGTGAGTAACTTGGGCGTAGCGTTGATCCCTTCTTATCTCACCTCTGTGTTCCTCTCCTTGCCGTTGGTAGGGTTAGCAGTTGTTGGGGTGATGCAGTTGGTCGCTCTTGTGATAGCTCGGTGGTTATAGAGAAGATTTTCCTTAGATATGGCGACCCTTCCCTTTTTCTATATCTTTCTGTCTCTCTTATTCATTTATTTTTTCCTTTTCTTGTTCTCCTATAAATGGAGAAATACTTTCTCTATATCTGCGCCATATATAGCGCCTCATCTATCAGGACTAGCGGAAAAACGTGTATCAGTTTACGGGAATTCCTGAGGCATAAATGTTTTCATCTTGTAGAGTCATAAAAAGCAAATTTTATCTATTTTGTATTGAGGAGATCTTCGAACCTATAGCTAATTATTTAATCTCTATCACGTCACTATTAAGTTGTTTTTAAGGTCGCGTAACTCTACAAGGGTTTTCCGATAGAAGCCAAACATGTCCTCCTTGACCCTCATCATTCACCTTCCTAAAAA
This genomic interval carries:
- a CDS encoding MFS transporter: MTKLFPYLVLLFTIGFGWFLISPLVPILSADFHVSVPSVILLISLYGYSVVLVGLLAGYISARFTVRDVLIASSVFTFVGLTLRIFFLHDFLPFFITQTLAAVGYPLAIAPVGAVASSFKNQRSVTGLSVGVLFIGMGAGSFISPLLLAFGIQGDLGSAAVLSLISLALVLAFTGDYPKNYTRNLKGSFSPPMVRNWYVGLVIATFSVFFGGVASALLSVHHVTNAVSLGGLLGGLSFVGSGLGAAVLLPVFEVKGLVRGGTMLSATLAFVFAVVISYSLLFAPESVVLGASYFLYGFFGNALWSLALSSVVKYVKYPTLSGFATSMYSVVSNLGVALIPSYLTSVFLSLPLVGLAVVGVMQLVALVIARWL